A genomic region of Marinobacter sp. NP-4(2019) contains the following coding sequences:
- a CDS encoding alpha/beta hydrolase, which translates to MSIPFRHRVTIMLLMLSSLWGCATHSSAPDSLPDHPRTDFRVLTNIAYTPEEWPQTLYADLYLPDTNGKRATVLLVHGGGWERRSRKDMAWIARELASRGFAVMNVDYRFAPEYTFPAQLHDVQMAMRWLHTHGSEYRLDRSAISAFGFSSGAHLVALMALVASSDSPLNAPYGGNQTCPTAVVAGGIPSDLEAFESGRLIRQFLGGEQQEIPDIYRQASPVTHVTPSAPPFFLFHGGMDMLVPFAQAQRLQQALSASGVDNELYRMHLRGHLTSFLTAGSAVDKAADFLRRHSRSSADGS; encoded by the coding sequence ATGTCCATCCCATTCCGTCACCGGGTAACCATCATGCTGTTGATGCTGAGCAGCCTTTGGGGCTGTGCCACTCACTCCAGTGCACCGGATTCCTTGCCGGATCACCCACGCACCGATTTCCGAGTGCTCACCAATATTGCCTATACCCCCGAGGAATGGCCGCAAACGCTCTACGCCGACCTCTACCTTCCTGACACCAACGGCAAACGTGCCACAGTGTTACTGGTGCACGGCGGCGGATGGGAAAGACGTTCCCGCAAGGATATGGCGTGGATTGCCAGGGAGCTGGCCAGTCGGGGATTCGCGGTGATGAACGTCGATTATCGCTTTGCGCCGGAGTATACGTTCCCCGCACAGCTTCACGACGTACAGATGGCTATGCGCTGGCTTCACACACACGGTAGCGAATACAGACTGGACCGCTCCGCCATCAGCGCCTTTGGCTTCTCATCCGGCGCTCATCTGGTGGCCCTGATGGCACTGGTAGCCAGCTCCGACAGTCCGCTGAATGCTCCGTATGGCGGCAACCAGACCTGCCCCACAGCCGTCGTCGCCGGCGGAATTCCTTCGGATTTAGAAGCGTTTGAATCTGGCAGATTGATCAGGCAGTTTCTCGGAGGAGAACAGCAAGAGATTCCGGATATCTACCGCCAGGCATCACCGGTGACCCATGTCACTCCGTCCGCGCCGCCATTCTTTCTGTTCCATGGCGGCATGGATATGCTGGTGCCGTTCGCTCAGGCACAACGCCTGCAGCAGGCGCTGAGCGCAAGCGGTGTGGACAATGAACTCTATCGGATGCACCTTCGTGGCCACCTGACCAGTTTCCTGACTGCAGGATCAGCTGTGGATAAGGCGGCAGATTTCCTGCGCCGACACAGTCGGTCATCGGCCGATGGATCCTAG
- a CDS encoding DUF6164 family protein, translated as MPHHLMNLRHVPDDEADEIRELFDSHDVRYYETPPSRWGISMGGFWVHDDDEAARARALLEEYQHQRRARQRSEYEHELAAGRVGGFWFRLRQKPVKTLAACLAIVVIAALSLLPFVKIG; from the coding sequence ATGCCCCACCACCTGATGAATCTGCGCCACGTACCCGATGACGAGGCGGATGAAATCCGCGAATTGTTCGACTCCCATGACGTTCGCTACTACGAAACCCCACCCAGCCGCTGGGGGATCAGTATGGGCGGCTTCTGGGTTCATGACGATGATGAAGCCGCCCGGGCGCGGGCATTGCTGGAAGAGTATCAACACCAGCGCCGGGCGCGACAGCGGTCGGAATACGAGCACGAACTTGCCGCGGGTCGTGTTGGCGGATTCTGGTTCCGGTTGCGGCAAAAACCCGTTAAGACACTGGCGGCCTGTCTGGCCATTGTTGTCATTGCCGCTCTCAGTCTGCTGCCCTTCGTTAAAATCGGCTAG